In Lycium ferocissimum isolate CSIRO_LF1 unplaced genomic scaffold, AGI_CSIRO_Lferr_CH_V1 ctg15752, whole genome shotgun sequence, the following proteins share a genomic window:
- the LOC132042506 gene encoding uncharacterized protein LOC132042506: MCPRPQRKSMPSLNLRGTLLLGGNPRSYKDLNNTFMILPTWNDLIELMETRWLPPTYHQDALKRLYMLKQGLKNVEAYFDEFEDLWMKSKIEEHKEYTIIRFLANLNRDISKPMRLKTYNSLEEVFHDASKVEADLKEERSYKYKSKSSSTWNKGKEKWKTSTWDKPKSNTHAPQAKFDYKAKGDDKAKGGNNSNTNYNRPSTIQCFKCQGRGHIASECPNRRTITIVRDGYRTDDEHKGGVGHEEEGERSKCEGDSDEEVEIRYEEALNHAIVARRAMGALDREESDQRENLFHARCKIVDKVCSLIIDGGSFTNVVSQFLVESMKFSTRKHTNPYKLQWLNEYGEMRVNKQAIIKFSIGKYQDEILCDVVPMQAFHLLLGRPWQFDVDAQHSGRTNKYSFVVKGKKYILNPLTPYKVSEDYRVMRELREKYQREEKEKSERETLLVISGEGTSQDGSKKCLLAKPSNCLKRVDEGHFMVCLVNKDLLLNANQATSTLPSSISSLLQEYETLFPEEMPDGLPPLRGIEHQIDFVPGSQIPNKPAYRSNPEEIKELQRQVDELLKKGLVKESLSPCAVPVILVPKKDGTWRMCIDCRAVNKITVKYRHPILRLDDMLDELYGSSVFSKIDLRSGYHQIRMSPGDEWKTAFKTNFRLYEWLVMPFGLTNVPSTFMRLMNHVLKHFINKFMVVYFDDILVYSKSIEEHVHYKKNGY; the protein is encoded by the coding sequence ATGTGTCCGAGGCCTCAAAGGAAAAGTATGCCCTCACTCAATTTGAGGGGTACGCTTCTACTTGGTGGGAATCCAAGAAGTTACAAAGATCTCAATAACACATTTATGATCCTCCCAACTTGGAACGACTTGATTGAGCTCATGGAGACAAGGTGGCTTCCACCCACATACCACCAAGATGCACTCAAAAGGTTGTACATGTTAAAGCAAGGGTTGAAAAATGTGGAAGCAtactttgatgagtttgaggacTTGTGGATGAAGTCCAAGATAGAAGAGCATAAAGAGTACACTATTATAAGGTTTTTAGCCAACTTGAATCGAGACATCTCTAAACCGATGAGGCTCAAAACCTATAATAGTCTTGAAGAGGTATTCCATGACGCATCTAAGGTTGAGGCGGATCTAAAAGAAGAGAGGTCCTATAAATACAAAAGCAAATCGTCTTCAACTTGGAACAAAGGCaaagaaaagtggaaaactTCCACTTGGGATAAGCCCAAGAGCAACACTCACGCACCTCAAGCCAAATTCGATTACAAAGCCAAAGGTGAtgacaaggctaaaggaggtAACAATTCTAACACTAACTATAACCGGCCTTCTACCATCCAATGCTTTAAGTGCCAAGGGAGAGGGCACATTGCGAGTGAGTGTCCCAACAGGAGGACTATCACAATAGTGAGGGATGGATATCGAACCGATGATGAACATAAGGGCGGGGTTGGTCATGAAGAAGAGGGAGAAAGAAGTAAGTGTGAGGGTGATTCTGATGAAGAGGTTGAGATAAGGTATGAAGAAGCCTTGAATCATGCTATTGTGGCTAGAAGAGCCATGGGGGCTCTAGATAGGGAAGAGAGTGACCAAAGGGAGAACTTGTTTCATGCACGATGCAAAATTGTGGATAAGGTGTGCTCATTAATCATTGATGGTGGGAGTTTCACGAATGTCGTTAGTCAATTTTTagttgaaagtatgaaattcTCCACCCGCAAGCACACTAATCCCTATAAACTTCAATGGCTTAATGAATATGGTGAAATGAGGGTCAACAAGCAAGCCATTATCAAATTTAGCATTGGCAAGTACCAAGATGAGATTTTGTGTGATGTGGTACCCATGCAAGCTTTCCATCTATTGCTTGGaagaccttggcaatttgatgttGATGCCCAACATAGTGGGAGAACTAACAAGTACTCATTTGTGGTCAAGGGGAAGAAGTACATTCTTAACCCACTAACCCCTTACAAAGTGAGTGAGGATTATAGAGTGATGAGGGAGCTTCGGGAGAAGTATCAAagggaagaaaaggagaagagtGAGAGGGAGACTTTGTTGGTCATAAGTGGGGAGGGAACATCTCAAGATGGTTCCAAGAAATGTTTGTTGGCCAAACCAAGTAATTGCTTAAAAAGGGTTGATGAGGGACACTTCATGGTGTGTCTTGTCAACAAGGACCTTCTCTTAAATGCTAACCAAGCTACTAGCACTTTGCCTAGTAGTATatcttctcttttgcaggaataTGAAACATTGTTCCCGGAAGAAATGCCCGATGGCTTACCTCCTTTGAGAGGTATTGAGCACCAAATCGACTTTGTACCAggttctcaaattcccaacaaacCGGCTTATAGGAGCAATCcggaagaaataaaagaattgcAAAGGCAAGTGGATGAGCTCCTTAAAAAGGGGCTAGTGAAGGAGAGTCTTAGCCCGTGTGCCGTTCCGGTGATTCTtgttccaaagaaagatggcacttggaggatgtgcattgattgtagAGCCGTCAACAAAATCacggtaaagtatcgccatcccatTCTGAGGCTTGATGATATGTTGGATGAGCTTTATGGCTCAAgtgtgttttcgaagattgatctTAGAAGTGGCTATCACCAAATTCGAATGAGCCCCGGTGATGAGTGGAAAACGGCCTTCAAAACCAATTTTAGACTCTATGAGTGGCTTGTCATGCCATTCGGTCTAACCAATGTACCTAGCACATTTATGAGGTTGATGAACCATGTCTTGAAACACTTTATCAACAAGTTTATGGTtgtttattttgatgatatcCTTGTGTATAGCAAATCAATTGAGGAGCAtgtacactacaagaaaaatggcTATTAG